Proteins found in one ANME-2 cluster archaeon genomic segment:
- a CDS encoding ATP-binding protein has product MDHLEIQEYLLDFQKRALPELAERELEVNKSKKIKSIIGPRRAGKTSFLLKKIGELIVSGVEKERILYLNFEDPRLVDVHFKEIRDIIKIHWQLYPASISKKCIIFFDEPQMIDNWEIAVRALHDEGFEIYLTGSSSRLLSREISTSLRGRTLSYLLLPFSFKEFLEMEHPGFDPNRLGSMEKSLLKGLLDQYLEFGGFPEIILEENPETRLRILSEYFNLVVYRDVVERYKIKNTQLIKWLVKSLTVSYSKEFSVHKQYLTLKSKGIKVSKNTLYSYLSMLEDSVFVFLVPRFDYSIRKRDLSIHKVYLCDVGFARLTEISRDYGRKMENVVFLELERRKRALTDIFYWKNPQQEEVDFVVQTGGRVEQLIQVCRDVEDLDVKKREVRALVKASDQLECDDLLVITGDYDSVEEHKGKSIRFIPLWMWMTLECHSVRNGL; this is encoded by the coding sequence TTCCAGAAAAGAGCACTGCCCGAATTGGCAGAAAGAGAACTGGAAGTAAACAAAAGCAAAAAGATCAAATCCATTATCGGTCCAAGGCGGGCAGGGAAAACCTCGTTCCTGTTAAAAAAGATTGGTGAACTGATTGTATCCGGAGTTGAAAAAGAACGTATCCTGTATCTTAACTTTGAAGACCCGAGACTTGTGGATGTGCATTTCAAGGAAATCAGGGATATCATAAAAATACACTGGCAGCTGTATCCGGCTTCAATAAGTAAAAAGTGCATTATTTTCTTTGACGAACCACAGATGATAGATAACTGGGAGATTGCAGTACGCGCACTGCACGATGAAGGTTTTGAAATATATCTTACCGGTTCCAGTTCCCGGTTATTAAGTAGAGAGATATCCACATCCCTTCGCGGCAGGACGCTGTCCTATCTCTTGCTGCCCTTCTCTTTTAAGGAATTCCTGGAAATGGAACATCCGGGTTTTGACCCGAATAGATTAGGCTCAATGGAAAAATCGCTACTGAAAGGATTGCTGGACCAGTACTTGGAATTCGGCGGCTTCCCTGAGATCATATTGGAAGAGAATCCTGAAACCAGGCTCAGGATATTAAGTGAATATTTCAACCTGGTGGTGTACAGGGACGTTGTTGAGCGATATAAGATAAAAAATACACAGTTGATCAAATGGCTTGTAAAGTCCCTGACAGTTTCATACTCCAAAGAATTCAGCGTACATAAGCAGTATCTGACCCTGAAGTCAAAGGGAATCAAGGTAAGTAAAAATACCCTGTACTCATACCTGTCCATGCTTGAGGATTCAGTGTTCGTGTTTCTTGTGCCCAGATTCGATTATTCTATCAGGAAAAGGGATTTGTCCATCCACAAGGTATATTTATGTGATGTAGGGTTTGCCAGACTTACAGAGATCTCCAGGGATTATGGCAGGAAGATGGAAAATGTGGTATTCCTGGAGCTTGAGCGGCGCAAGAGGGCGTTGACAGATATTTTCTACTGGAAGAACCCGCAGCAAGAAGAGGTTGATTTTGTAGTGCAGACAGGGGGCAGGGTTGAGCAGTTGATACAGGTGTGCAGGGATGTTGAGGATTTGGATGTTAAAAAACGGGAGGTAAGGGCCCTGGTTAAGGCAAGTGACCAGCTGGAATGTGATGACCTGCTTGTTATTACCGGGGATTACGATTCAGTGGAGGAGCATAAAGGAAAGAGTATCAGGTTTATACCGCTTTGGATGTGGATGACATTAGAATGCCATAGCGTCAGGAATGGCTTGTAA
- a CDS encoding S9 family peptidase — translation MKKLLISVLIIAALLASGCISDKDATTEEPTENMSQIDAAPLIPREVLFGNPDKITVRLSPDGDRISYLASVDGVLNVWVGPADDPDSAVPVTNDTERGIRNYFWAYTNKHILYLQDQAGDENWRVYSVNLETGQTTDLTPLEGVQARIQAVSQKFPGEILIALNDRDPTLHDIYRANITTAEMSLVMENEGFVGFTTDDEYNLRFAEQLTTDGGNKIFQATQDGGWELFMEIAMEDLLTTGIVGFDKTGTVLYMIDSRNRNTAAFFALDLGTGEQTLIAEDPRADTSNIMIHPTEKIVQAVAFTYERKHWQIIDDTIAGDLAYLKTVANGDVEVVSRTLDDEYWMVAYVLDDGPVQYYCYDRGEKSAEFLFTHRKALEGLSLAKMHPVVIKSRDGLDLVSYYTLPVGSDSDFDGRPDEPLPMVLFVHGGPWARDNWGYNSVHQWLANRDYVVLSVNFRSSTGFGKAFINAGNLEWGGKMHDDLIDAVNWTVQEGIADPDHVAIMGGSYGGYATLWGMTNTSDTFACGVDIVGISNLVTLLETIPPYWEPQIELFATRVGDHRTEDGRAFLTRRSPLTYVDQIEKPLLIGQGANDPRVNQAESDQIVQAMQDANIPVTYLLYSDEGHGFARPENRLSFYAVTDAFLARHLGGRYEPIGDDFEGSSIMVKSGAEEVPGLAEAIAD, via the coding sequence ATGAAAAAGCTACTAATATCAGTTCTGATAATCGCTGCGTTGCTGGCGTCCGGTTGCATCAGTGACAAGGATGCCACAACAGAAGAACCGACTGAAAATATGAGTCAGATAGACGCCGCCCCGCTCATCCCGCGTGAGGTCTTATTCGGCAATCCGGACAAGATCACAGTCCGTCTAAGCCCGGACGGAGACCGGATCAGCTACCTTGCCTCTGTAGACGGTGTACTGAACGTCTGGGTAGGACCTGCTGATGACCCTGATTCTGCCGTGCCGGTCACAAACGACACCGAACGTGGCATACGCAATTACTTCTGGGCTTACACAAACAAGCACATCCTGTATCTCCAGGACCAGGCTGGTGATGAGAACTGGCGGGTCTACAGCGTGAACCTGGAGACTGGCCAGACCACTGACTTAACCCCGCTTGAGGGCGTGCAAGCCAGAATCCAGGCAGTCAGCCAAAAGTTCCCTGGCGAGATATTAATCGCTCTCAATGACCGCGATCCCACACTTCACGACATTTACCGTGCCAACATCACAACTGCCGAGATGAGTCTTGTCATGGAGAATGAAGGTTTTGTTGGATTTACAACTGACGACGAGTATAACCTCCGCTTCGCAGAACAACTCACAACAGACGGCGGAAACAAGATATTCCAGGCAACACAAGATGGTGGCTGGGAGCTATTCATGGAGATCGCAATGGAGGATTTGCTCACAACAGGTATCGTAGGATTTGACAAGACCGGTACTGTTCTCTACATGATCGATAGCCGCAACCGTAACACTGCTGCGTTCTTTGCGCTGGACCTTGGAACAGGTGAGCAGACCTTGATCGCTGAGGACCCGCGTGCAGATACTAGTAATATCATGATACATCCGACTGAAAAGATTGTCCAGGCGGTTGCTTTCACCTACGAGCGCAAGCACTGGCAGATCATTGACGATACCATCGCTGGTGACCTTGCCTACCTGAAAACAGTTGCTAATGGCGATGTAGAGGTAGTTAGCCGAACACTTGACGATGAGTACTGGATGGTCGCCTACGTGTTGGATGATGGGCCGGTGCAGTATTATTGCTATGACCGCGGAGAAAAGAGTGCAGAGTTCCTGTTCACGCATCGCAAGGCACTGGAAGGTTTGTCTCTTGCAAAGATGCATCCTGTGGTCATCAAGTCGCGTGATGGACTGGACCTGGTCAGTTACTACACGCTGCCGGTTGGAAGCGACAGTGATTTCGATGGGCGTCCGGATGAGCCATTGCCGATGGTGTTGTTCGTCCATGGTGGACCATGGGCACGCGACAACTGGGGCTACAACTCCGTACATCAATGGCTTGCAAACCGAGACTATGTTGTTTTGAGCGTTAACTTCCGCAGTTCCACGGGATTTGGCAAAGCGTTTATCAACGCGGGCAACCTGGAATGGGGCGGCAAGATGCACGATGATCTCATCGACGCGGTCAACTGGACAGTTCAGGAAGGGATCGCGGACCCGGATCATGTGGCCATCATGGGGGGCAGCTACGGTGGATATGCAACACTCTGGGGCATGACGAATACATCAGATACGTTTGCCTGTGGCGTAGACATCGTGGGTATATCGAACCTGGTTACACTGCTTGAGACGATCCCACCGTACTGGGAACCACAGATCGAGTTATTTGCAACGCGTGTGGGGGATCATCGAACAGAAGATGGCAGAGCGTTCCTCACCAGGCGATCCCCGCTGACCTATGTGGACCAAATCGAAAAACCGCTCCTGATCGGTCAGGGCGCAAATGACCCGCGTGTCAACCAGGCAGAGTCAGACCAGATCGTCCAGGCGATGCAGGATGCAAACATCCCTGTTACATATCTACTGTACTCAGACGAAGGACACGGCTTTGCCAGACCTGAGAACAGACTCTCGTTTTACGCCGTAACCGATGCGTTCCTCGCCCGGCATCTGGGCGGGCGGTACGAGCCTATTGGCGATGATTTTGAGGGATCGAGCATCATGGTTAAGTCTGGCGCTGAAGAGGTGCCGGGACTCGCAGAGGCGATAGCTGATTAG
- a CDS encoding PhzF family phenazine biosynthesis protein, translated as MKIFQVDSFTSKPFTGNPAGVCILSGNILDFDMLKIANEMNLPETAFLKEKDGGYDLRWFTPQAEVELCGHATLASAHVLWEIGALDPDEVASFDTLSGRLTAKKNGAWIDLDFPAEFETNADAPVELTRALDVKLKYVGKNRFDYLVEVESEEKVRDMKPDFDLLKKVSCRGVIVTSKADAGRYDFVSRFFAPAIGIDEDPVTGSAHCCLGPYWESRLNKSEFEAFQLSERGGVVRVKVVPGSGRVTLSGRAVTVIKGELVYGC; from the coding sequence ATGAAGATATTTCAGGTCGATTCATTCACAAGCAAGCCATTCACAGGAAATCCCGCTGGAGTATGCATCCTATCAGGGAATATTTTGGATTTTGATATGTTAAAGATCGCAAACGAAATGAACCTGCCTGAAACCGCATTTCTTAAGGAAAAGGACGGGGGCTATGACTTACGATGGTTCACCCCACAAGCCGAGGTTGAACTCTGCGGTCATGCAACTCTGGCTTCTGCTCATGTCCTGTGGGAGATTGGGGCGCTGGACCCGGATGAAGTAGCAAGTTTTGATACGCTAAGCGGCAGATTAACAGCGAAGAAGAATGGTGCGTGGATTGATCTGGACTTTCCGGCTGAATTCGAGACAAATGCTGATGCTCCTGTTGAACTTACACGGGCATTAGACGTAAAACTGAAATATGTGGGTAAGAACCGGTTTGATTATCTTGTGGAGGTTGAATCGGAAGAAAAAGTGCGGGATATGAAGCCGGACTTTGATCTGCTGAAGAAAGTTTCGTGCCGCGGTGTCATTGTGACCAGTAAGGCAGATGCCGGCAGATATGATTTTGTCTCTCGATTTTTTGCACCCGCAATCGGGATTGATGAAGACCCTGTGACAGGTTCGGCTCACTGTTGCCTGGGTCCTTACTGGGAATCCCGGCTGAATAAATCTGAGTTTGAGGCGTTCCAGTTGTCTGAAAGGGGCGGAGTTGTCCGGGTTAAAGTCGTGCCCGGGTCCGGTCGGGTTACCCTGAGCGGCAGGGCAGTTACAGTGATCAAAGGAGAGCTTGTATATGGATGTTAA
- a CDS encoding YjbQ family protein, whose product MFDRKHGYTKFCSLQASVYLKSPGICSIRGITVNIRTNERIELVNITKEVKSEVHKSGIDNGICVVSTSHTTTAIILNENETGLRHDILDFLEKLIPHSAGYQHDRIDNNADAHLKAVMLGSSETIPVMDGELVLGTWQHILFVELDGPRQRTVNITLVNQ is encoded by the coding sequence ATGTTTGATCGTAAGCATGGTTACACTAAATTTTGCTCACTACAAGCTTCAGTATATTTAAAGTCCCCTGGTATTTGCTCAATAAGAGGTATTACAGTGAACATCCGGACGAACGAGCGGATTGAACTGGTGAATATTACCAAAGAGGTTAAGAGTGAGGTACATAAAAGCGGTATTGACAATGGCATATGTGTTGTAAGTACCAGCCATACCACGACCGCGATTATTCTAAATGAGAATGAGACGGGCTTGCGTCATGATATCCTGGATTTTCTGGAAAAACTGATACCTCACTCAGCAGGTTACCAGCATGACCGGATAGATAACAATGCCGATGCTCACCTGAAAGCTGTGATGCTGGGTTCAAGCGAAACCATTCCTGTAATGGACGGTGAGCTTGTGCTGGGTACCTGGCAGCATATACTTTTTGTTGAACTGGACGGGCCAAGGCAGAGGACAGTGAATATTACGTTAGTCAACCAATGA
- a CDS encoding bifunctional hexulose-6-phosphate synthase/ribonuclease regulator — protein MNYEHPILQVALDILELDRAIQIAREAVEGGVDWIETGTPLIKSEGMNAVRALKDNFPGHTILADMKTMDTGALEVEMAVKSGADIVILLGSADDSTIADAKRAADKYGAKLMCDLISVPDPVARARELEDMGMDIINIHVGIDMQMMGITPIELLRQMKNEIHIPIAVACGLDANSSGEAVLAGADIVIVGGNIVRSPDVTASARNIRQNMDAPMPAAEDRGSIEAETRQLLTRVSTPNISDAMHRKGAMHGLFSLNPGHKMVGPAVTVQTFEGDWAKTVEAIDTAQPGDVIVIYNGGSDQVAPWGELATLSCINKGVSGVVIDGAVRDIDDIRKLEFPVYARAVVPNAGEPKGFGEINAEISCAGQTVRPGDYIVGDDNGIVVVPKERAYEIARRSVEVEKNESRIRDEITRGSTLSKILRLEKWEKR, from the coding sequence ATGAACTATGAGCACCCCATACTGCAAGTAGCCCTTGACATTCTTGAGCTTGACCGTGCAATCCAGATAGCCCGCGAGGCCGTAGAGGGCGGCGTAGACTGGATCGAGACAGGCACACCACTCATCAAGAGCGAGGGCATGAATGCTGTCAGGGCACTGAAAGATAATTTTCCCGGACACACCATCCTTGCCGACATGAAGACCATGGACACCGGTGCTCTTGAAGTGGAGATGGCAGTTAAGTCAGGTGCCGATATCGTTATTTTGCTGGGTAGTGCAGACGACTCCACCATTGCCGATGCCAAGCGTGCTGCCGACAAATACGGTGCAAAGCTCATGTGCGACCTCATCTCTGTACCCGATCCCGTTGCAAGGGCAAGGGAACTGGAAGATATGGGGATGGACATCATCAACATCCATGTGGGCATCGACATGCAGATGATGGGCATCACACCCATTGAGCTACTCAGGCAAATGAAAAATGAAATACACATCCCAATAGCAGTGGCATGCGGCCTGGACGCCAACTCATCAGGAGAGGCAGTTTTAGCCGGTGCCGATATTGTGATCGTTGGCGGTAACATCGTGCGCTCCCCTGATGTGACAGCCTCTGCTCGCAATATCCGCCAGAACATGGATGCACCCATGCCCGCTGCTGAGGATAGAGGCTCAATCGAAGCCGAAACCAGGCAGTTGCTGACCCGTGTATCCACACCCAACATCAGTGATGCCATGCACCGAAAAGGTGCCATGCACGGACTTTTTTCCCTGAACCCGGGCCATAAGATGGTGGGGCCTGCAGTTACTGTCCAGACATTTGAGGGTGACTGGGCCAAGACCGTGGAGGCAATTGACACGGCACAGCCCGGTGACGTCATCGTGATCTATAACGGCGGCAGTGACCAGGTGGCACCCTGGGGTGAACTGGCTACCTTGAGCTGCATCAACAAAGGAGTATCAGGAGTGGTTATCGATGGGGCAGTACGGGATATTGATGATATCAGGAAACTGGAATTCCCAGTCTATGCCAGGGCCGTTGTACCGAATGCCGGCGAACCAAAAGGTTTTGGCGAGATCAATGCCGAGATCAGTTGTGCGGGACAGACTGTGCGCCCCGGAGACTACATCGTGGGCGATGACAACGGTATTGTGGTAGTACCTAAGGAGCGGGCCTACGAAATTGCAAGGCGCAGCGTTGAGGTTGAAAAGAACGAGAGCAGGATACGCGATGAAATAACTAGAGGTTCCACTCTATCAAAGATATTGCGGCTTGAAAAATGGGAAAAAAGGTAG
- a CDS encoding heat-shock protein encodes MISVALGIIYLFETGLPMPAPLIFLIFAVLFIVSTTFLESRGAVHPWSLIGGAVSSIAITFIITSITGGILYAATGGLSAISLGTVLYSLSACLIVSMVTLNFAHYKLQYI; translated from the coding sequence ATGATCTCTGTGGCTCTGGGCATAATATATCTGTTCGAAACGGGTCTGCCAATGCCGGCACCTTTGATATTCCTTATTTTTGCAGTATTGTTCATAGTGAGTACGACATTCTTAGAAAGCAGGGGTGCTGTTCATCCATGGTCACTTATAGGCGGTGCCGTATCGTCCATAGCTATTACATTTATTATTACGTCCATTACCGGCGGTATACTCTATGCGGCGACAGGTGGCTTGTCAGCTATATCTCTTGGAACGGTCCTGTATTCACTTTCTGCATGTTTGATCGTAAGCATGGTTACACTAAATTTTGCTCACTACAAGCTTCAGTATATTTAA
- a CDS encoding DUF4258 domain-containing protein, with protein sequence MKIRFYIDPKTNDPHIHRHKVTEQEVKDVLSHPGEDRFGHEGTRVAIGQTRSDRYLRVVYVPEPEGIFVITAYDLSGKALIAHRRRIKKRK encoded by the coding sequence ATGAAAATTCGGTTTTACATAGACCCGAAGACAAATGATCCACACATCCATCGCCATAAAGTAACCGAACAGGAAGTAAAAGATGTCCTATCGCATCCCGGTGAAGACCGCTTTGGGCACGAGGGGACACGAGTTGCCATTGGTCAGACCAGGTCTGACAGGTACCTTCGTGTTGTTTATGTGCCAGAACCAGAGGGTATATTTGTAATAACAGCATACGATTTATCTGGAAAAGCACTGATAGCTCACCGAAGACGTATCAAAAAGAGAAAATGA
- a CDS encoding AbrB/MazE/SpoVT family DNA-binding domain-containing protein, which produces MNIAITKLSLKGQIVIPSEMRGDFSVGEKLVIIKNEEQLILKKASDLDKNFEEDLAFARRTEEALKRYEKGFYKEMNTREFTDELEKW; this is translated from the coding sequence ATCAATATCGCAATAACAAAACTCAGTTTAAAAGGGCAGATAGTAATTCCTTCGGAAATGAGGGGTGATTTTAGTGTTGGGGAAAAACTTGTCATAATAAAGAACGAAGAGCAATTAATCTTGAAAAAAGCGAGCGATCTGGACAAAAATTTCGAAGAGGATCTTGCTTTTGCCAGAAGAACGGAAGAAGCTCTAAAGAGATATGAAAAAGGATTCTACAAAGAGATGAACACCAGAGAGTTTACTGATGAACTTGAAAAATGGTAA
- a CDS encoding acylphosphatase: MQTRIKRYNILLRGNVQHIGYRGIIEDTARKLNLKGYVFNDVDGSVKIACEGLQKSIDVFINGLSEFARSDIDSIEKKKVHDELYLPSVFSRLATDDYYEFRKKFDIGIDFLDGIKIDTGDMKESLTNINTTLEAFVIKQDEHNHWMKEYNQRMDKRNQRLEDILVKLAEK; this comes from the coding sequence ATGCAAACCAGGATAAAACGATATAATATCTTATTAAGAGGAAATGTTCAGCATATTGGTTATCGTGGAATTATTGAAGACACTGCAAGAAAGTTAAATTTAAAAGGTTATGTTTTTAATGATGTTGATGGTAGCGTTAAGATTGCATGTGAAGGTCTTCAGAAGTCGATAGATGTTTTCATAAATGGCCTTAGCGAATTTGCCAGGTCGGATATTGATAGTATTGAGAAAAAGAAAGTCCATGATGAACTTTATTTACCGTCTGTATTCAGCAGGTTAGCAACCGATGATTATTATGAATTTAGAAAAAAATTCGATATTGGTATCGATTTTCTTGATGGAATAAAAATAGATACTGGGGATATGAAAGAATCTCTTACGAATATAAATACAACGCTTGAAGCATTTGTAATAAAGCAAGATGAACACAACCATTGGATGAAAGAATATAACCAGCGCATGGATAAACGCAACCAGCGCCTTGAGGACATCCTTGTAAAACTAGCTGAGAAATAG
- a CDS encoding class I SAM-dependent methyltransferase, giving the protein MGNEKNSTESTVHDTDTYLQSLIVTNPLQEPIFRRAIRALNLPPGSRGLDVGCGIGLQAIMLGEAVGPGGHVTGVDLSPEFLDCARSFAEKAGISEQVSFQEGNMNNLPFDDDTFDWVWSANCAGYAPGEPLPLLKELARVVKPGGSVIILAWSSQQLLPGYPVLEAHLNATSSGIAPFVEGTAPELHFPRMMGWFRRAGMKEVTARTFVGDVCAPLSEEIRSALTALIEMRWVDVEAELSEGDWAEFQRLCMPESPEFILDIPYYYAFYTYSMFCGRVSG; this is encoded by the coding sequence ATGGGAAACGAAAAGAATAGCACCGAAAGCACTGTACATGACACAGACACCTATCTACAGAGCCTAATTGTAACAAATCCCCTGCAAGAACCCATATTTCGCCGTGCAATCCGGGCGCTCAACCTCCCGCCGGGAAGCCGGGGACTCGACGTTGGATGCGGGATCGGCTTGCAGGCCATCATGCTCGGAGAGGCAGTGGGACCTGGCGGGCATGTTACAGGCGTTGATCTGTCCCCGGAATTCCTGGATTGTGCAAGAAGCTTTGCAGAGAAGGCAGGAATCTCTGAGCAGGTCTCCTTTCAGGAAGGGAACATGAACAACCTCCCCTTCGACGACGATACTTTCGACTGGGTGTGGAGTGCGAACTGCGCAGGATATGCACCCGGAGAGCCCTTGCCGCTACTAAAGGAGCTTGCACGGGTGGTAAAGCCTGGCGGAAGTGTGATCATCCTTGCATGGTCGTCTCAACAACTGCTCCCGGGCTATCCAGTGCTTGAGGCACATCTGAATGCGACATCTTCAGGGATCGCCCCGTTTGTAGAGGGGACGGCGCCTGAGCTGCATTTCCCGCGCATGATGGGGTGGTTTCGGCGTGCGGGCATGAAGGAGGTTACTGCCCGGACATTCGTGGGTGATGTCTGCGCCCCGCTATCTGAGGAGATACGGAGTGCACTTACTGCGCTTATCGAGATGCGGTGGGTGGATGTGGAGGCTGAGTTGTCAGAAGGAGACTGGGCGGAGTTCCAGCGGCTGTGTATGCCAGAGTCGCCGGAGTTTATTCTGGATATTCCGTATTACTACGCGTTCTATACGTATTCGATGTTTTGTGGGCGGGTGAGTGGGTGA
- a CDS encoding transcriptional regulator, whose protein sequence is MPVSDSGSSEELQQIAGIDRLIHEPARLMIMAYLYVVESADFLFLMRQTGLTPGNLSSHTSKLEAAGYVEIVKEFVDRKPHTMLRLTDVGREAFQEYRERMMKVLG, encoded by the coding sequence ATGCCAGTAAGTGATTCCGGTAGCAGTGAAGAGCTCCAGCAAATCGCGGGAATCGACCGCTTGATCCACGAACCTGCAAGGCTTATGATCATGGCATACCTCTACGTTGTCGAAAGCGCAGATTTCCTTTTCCTGATGCGCCAGACCGGGCTTACTCCCGGCAATCTCTCCTCACATACGAGCAAGCTTGAGGCTGCAGGGTATGTCGAGATTGTGAAGGAGTTTGTAGATCGAAAGCCGCATACAATGCTCCGGCTGACTGATGTGGGAAGGGAGGCTTTTCAGGAGTATCGGGAGCGTATGATGAAGGTGCTTGGGTGA
- a CDS encoding class I SAM-dependent methyltransferase, with translation MDSYLQSLIATNPLQEPIFRSAIQALNLPPGSGGLDVGCGIGLQAIMLAEAVGVGGHVTGVDLSPEFLVYARDIAEKAGISEQVSFQEGDMNNLPFDDDTFDWVWSANCAGYAPGDPLPQLMELARVVKPGGSVIILAWSSQRLLPGYPVLEAHLNATSSGIAPFARGAAPELHFPRMIGWFRRAGMEEVSVRTFAGDVCAPLSEEIRSALTALIEMRWVDVEAELSEGDWAEFQRLCMPESPEFILDIPDYYAFFTYSMFRGRVSR, from the coding sequence ATGGATAGTTACCTGCAGAGCCTGATTGCAACAAATCCCCTGCAAGAACCCATATTTCGTAGTGCAATCCAGGCGCTCAACCTCCCGCCAGGAAGCGGGGGACTCGACGTTGGATGCGGAATCGGCTTGCAAGCCATCATGCTCGCAGAGGCAGTGGGGGTTGGCGGGCATGTCACAGGCGTTGATCTATCCCCGGAATTCCTGGTTTATGCGAGAGACATTGCAGAGAAGGCAGGCATCTCTGAGCAGGTCTCATTTCAGGAGGGGGACATGAACAACCTCCCATTCGACGACGATACTTTCGACTGGGTGTGGAGTGCGAACTGCGCAGGATATGCACCCGGAGATCCCCTGCCGCAGCTTATGGAACTTGCACGGGTGGTAAAGCCCGGCGGAAGTGTGATCATCCTTGCATGGTCATCTCAACGACTGCTCCCGGGCTATCCAGTGCTTGAGGCACATCTGAATGCGACATCTTCAGGGATCGCTCCGTTTGCCCGCGGGGCGGCGCCTGAGTTGCATTTCCCGCGCATGATTGGGTGGTTTCGGCGTGCGGGCATGGAGGAAGTTAGTGTCCGGACATTCGCAGGCGATGTCTGCGCCCCGTTATCCGAGGAGATACGGAGTGCACTTACTGCGCTTATCGAGATGCGGTGGGTGGATGTGGAGGCTGAGTTGTCAGAAGGAGACTGGGCGGAGTTCCAGCGGCTGTGTATGCCAGAGTCGCCGGAGTTTATTCTGGATATTCCGGATTACTACGCTTTTTTCACATATTCGATGTTTAGAGGGCGGGTGAGTAGGTGA